The following coding sequences lie in one Mus musculus strain C57BL/6J chromosome 11, GRCm38.p6 C57BL/6J genomic window:
- the Ccdc42 gene encoding coiled-coil domain-containing protein 42 produces the protein MSLGMMEEEDLAEYFRLQYGERLLQLLQKFPNVEEQSDSPSIQLLEKKKEAKIMQEAMEHKKEAFQRRMETLNLRWEELGIKEEQLKAHIQKFEQFIQENDQKRIRALKKANKERELKRLRLRELAKAKQEMMALRLEHQKLSVKLQDYAIFNKYLEKVVENSEFEEIHEVIARYKTLVSMHHDLMQSAQEGQEKIERAKARLARYMEEKDDEILQHNNELARLQMRFDRARSDVIFWESRWAHIQNTAAKKTLLLGTIKMATLNLFQIVSKQLKESTQVSLEDTHKQLDMIQQFIQDLSDIWTEVKKKEQQQVRM, from the exons ATGAGTTTGGGCATGATGGAAGAGGAGGACTTGGCCGAATACTTCCGGCTACAGTATGGGGAGCGGCTGCTTCAACTGCTGCA GAAGTTCCCAAATGTTGAGGAGCAGTCAGACTCCCCATCTATCCAGCTcctggagaagaagaaagaggccaAGATCATGCAGGAGGCCATGGAACATAAGAAGGAG GCATTCCAACGGAGAATGGAAACGCTGAACTTGCGCTGGGAAGAACTAGGTATTAAGGAAGAGCAGCTGAAGGCCCATATCCAGAAGTTCGAGCAATTCATCCAG GAGAACGACCAGAAACGGATCCGAGCCCTAAAAAAAGCCAACAAGGAGCGTGAACTGAAGCGACTGCGCCTGCGGGAGCTGGCCAAGGCCAAGCAGGAGATGATGGCGCTGAGGCTGGAACACCAGAAGCTGAGTGTCAAGCTGCAAGACTACGCCATCTTCAACAAGTACCTGGAGAAGGTGGTGGAGAACTCTGAG TTTGAAGAGATCCACGAGGTGATTGCCCGCTACAAGACCCTGGTGAGCATGCACCATGACCTCATGCAGTCGGCTCAAGAAGGCCAGGAGAAGATTGAACGTGCCAAGGCGCGGCTGGCCCGCTACATGGAGGAGAAGGACGATGAGATTCTTCAGCACAACAACGAGCTGGCCCGCCTGCAGATGCGCTTCGACCGGGCCCGCAGTGATGTCATCTTTTGG GAATCTCGCTGGGCACACATCCAAAACACGGCGGCCAAGAAGACCCTCCTGCTTGGCACCATTAAGATGGCGACGCTGAACCTCTTCCAGATCGTGAGCAAGCAACTGAAGGAATCCACCCAAGTGTCCCTGgaggacacacacaaacaactaGACATG ATCCAGCAGTTTATACAAGACCTGTCAGACATCTGGACagaagtaaagaagaaagaacaacagcAAGTCCGGATGTAA
- the Ccdc42 gene encoding coiled-coil domain-containing protein 42 isoform X1, with the protein MMALRLEHQKLSVKLQDYAIFNKYLEKVVENSEFEEIHEVIARYKTLVSMHHDLMQSAQEGQEKIERAKARLARYMEEKDDEILQHNNELARLQMRFDRARSDVIFWESRWAHIQNTAAKKTLLLGTIKMATLNLFQIVSKQLKESTQVSLEDTHKQLDMIQQFIQDLSDIWTEVKKKEQQQVRM; encoded by the exons ATGATGGCGCTGAGGCTGGAACACCAGAAGCTGAGTGTCAAGCTGCAAGACTACGCCATCTTCAACAAGTACCTGGAGAAGGTGGTGGAGAACTCTGAG TTTGAAGAGATCCACGAGGTGATTGCCCGCTACAAGACCCTGGTGAGCATGCACCATGACCTCATGCAGTCGGCTCAAGAAGGCCAGGAGAAGATTGAACGTGCCAAGGCGCGGCTGGCCCGCTACATGGAGGAGAAGGACGATGAGATTCTTCAGCACAACAACGAGCTGGCCCGCCTGCAGATGCGCTTCGACCGGGCCCGCAGTGATGTCATCTTTTGG GAATCTCGCTGGGCACACATCCAAAACACGGCGGCCAAGAAGACCCTCCTGCTTGGCACCATTAAGATGGCGACGCTGAACCTCTTCCAGATCGTGAGCAAGCAACTGAAGGAATCCACCCAAGTGTCCCTGgaggacacacacaaacaactaGACATG ATCCAGCAGTTTATACAAGACCTGTCAGACATCTGGACagaagtaaagaagaaagaacaacagcAAGTCCGGATGTAA